The Gambusia affinis linkage group LG11, SWU_Gaff_1.0, whole genome shotgun sequence genome contains a region encoding:
- the cep97 gene encoding centrosomal protein of 97 kDa, translated as MGVSDVKCDTNAVPVVDLSARSMQKLDHSFTCSEDTHTLILDRNNIMKLDHLESCPSLQQLSVANNRLVRMMGVSQLRELRVLNLPNNSIGYIEGLRDLSHLTWLNLSGNNIKVIEQLNSCVSLQHLDLSDNNISAIGDLTKLEALKTLLLHGNSITTLRTVPAHLPTHLSILSLAENEIRDLNEVSYLAPLHELEQLSIMCNPCVMATPSLPGFDYRPYIMSWCLNLKVLDGYIVTQKEGLKAEWLYSQGKGRSYRPGQHVQLVQYLATVCPLTASPALETAEDAKLEKILSKQRFHQRQLLEETRGDCPSPPRPTQLDVESHSPSHAASQSGDQEMKKIPTPALAAAPSVQEKEPVVQFNTWVSCDASHASLSVVRSTRITGEHIFLEDVQTDEDKINSSLLSSESTFLPFTSDLDPQTAHTDSEDETETFEPDSLAPKRPSQSRNPNPNKTNESSPTEKNQRKTGGENIAFVATTTAASTERVNVPKGPTETPFDFGEAEHKDAAKPAQVSSSVDKSNLLEANEAAVRIQCWWRGHYVRCFHPAAKEVRSEIRLRRMQEHILFLSDKLETMEKQYEEERLQRLVQEEAVKFLWKELQSMQQWKQLVENKLAAVVQPAPPAPIYSPGVCHAVPPAASSTTNPPITDVSFPDSGFQSTNEQQAAQEDSFLSSGTADSLKTVRALSSVRSGFAGLGDGGDSADCSLLDEYLSSVQQREEEAEEANSDKTETPQASPSRTASTNNTPTQKAAQSTPELV; from the exons ATGGGTGTATCAGACGTAAAGTGTGATACAAATGCTG TTCCCGTGGTTGATCTTTCAGCTCGCAGTATGCAGAAGCTGGATCACAGTTTCACATGCTCTGAGGACACCCACACCCTCATCTTGGACCGTAACAACATCATGAAGCTGGATCACCTGGAATCTTGCCCAAGCCTTCAGCAG CTATCTGTAGCCAATAACCGATTGGTAAGAATGATGGGGGTCTCCCAACTCAGAGAGCTGAGAGTCCTCAATCTTCCCAATAACAGTATTGGCTACATTGAAGGGCTGCGAGATCTGTCCCATCTGACATGGCTCAACCTGTCAGGAAACAACATTAAG GTCATTGAGCAACTGAACAGCTGTGTGTCTCTCCAGCACTTGGATCTTTCTGATAATAACATATCTGCCATAGGAGATCTGACTAAACTAGAGGCATTAAAG ACGCTGCTGCTCCATGGAAACAGTATTACAACGCTCCGCACTGTTCCTGCTCATCTGCCTACCCATTTATCCATCCTCTCCCTGGCAGAAAATGAGATAAGGGATCTTAATGAA gtgtcATATCTGGCCCCTCTTCATGAACTGGAGCAGCTGTCTATCATGTGCAACCCCTGCGTCATGGCGACTCCCTCGTTGCCGGGTTTCGATTATCGACCGTACATCATGAGTTGGTGCCTTAACCTGAAGGTCCTCGATGGCTACATAGTGACGCAAAAAGAAGG TCTCAAAGCAGAGTGGCTCTACAGTCAGGGAAAAGGTCGCTCATATCGACCTGGGCAGCATGTTCAGCTGGTTCAGTACCTGGCCACTGTTTGCCCCCTGACAGCATCACCTGCCCTGGAGACGGCTGAAGATGCCAAACTGGAGAAGATCCTCAGTAAACAGAG ATTCCACCAGCGGCAGCTGTTGGAGGAGACGCGCGGAGACTGTCCCAGTCCTCCTCGTCCAACTCAGCTGGATGTTGAAAGCCATAGCCCTTCACATGCAGCGTCACAGAGCGGAGACcaagagatgaaaaaaatccccacaCCTGCTCTAGCTGCTGCTCCATCTGTCCAGGAGAAAG AGCCAGTCGTGCAGTTTAACACTTGGGTAAGTTGTGACGCATCTCATGCGTCGCTGTCAGTCGTGCGCAGCACGAGGATTACAGGGGAGCACATTTTTTTGGAAGACGTGCAAACCGACGAGGACAAAATCAACAGCAGCTTGCTTTCCTCTGAGTCCACTTTCCTTCCCTTCACGTCTGACCTGGACCCACAAACGGCTCACACCGACAGCGAAGACGAGACGGAGACGTTTGAGCCCGATTCGCTGGCTCCAAAGCGACCGTCGCAATCCAGAAATCCCAACCCTAACAAGACCAACGAGTCGTCTCCGACAGAAAAGAACCAGAGGAAAACGGGTGGAGAGAATATCGCATTTGTTGCCACGACAACAGCTGCATCCACAGAAAGAGTTAACGTGCCAAAAGGTCCTACAGAGACACCCTTTGACTTTGGGGAAGCAGAACATAAAGACGCTGCAAAGCCGGCACAAGTGAGCTCGTCTGTCGATAAATCAAATCTGCTGGAGGCAAATGAGGCGGCGGTTAGAATCCAGTGCTGGTGGCGAGGACACTACGTTCGATGTTTTCATCCCGCAGCCAAAGAGGTGCGCAGCGAAATCCGTCTGCGCCGAATGCAAGAACACATCCTGTTCCTGTCTGATAAGCTGGAAAC GATGGAGAAGCAGTACGAGGAGGAGAGGCTCCAAAGGCTGGTTCAGGAGGAGGCGGTGAAGTTTCTATGGAAAGAG CTTCAGTCCATGCAGCAGTGGAAACAGTTGGTGGAGAACAAGCTTGCAGCCGTTGTGCaaccagctcctccagctccgaTTTATTCTCCTGGGGTTTGCCACGCAGTCCCTCCTGCCGCCTCAAGCACCACAAACCCTCCCATCACAGACGTCTCCTTTCCAGACTCTGGATTCCAGTCGACCAATGAGCAGCAGGCGGCGCAGGAGGACAGTTTTCTGAGCAGCGGGACAGCCGACTCTCTGAAGACGGTCCGAGCGCTGAGCTCGGTTCGGAGTGGCTTCGCCGGCTTGGGCGACGGTGGGGACAGCGCAGACTGCAGCCTGTTGGACGAATACCTGTCCTCTGTgcagcagagggaggaggaggctgAAGAGGCGAACAGCGATAAAACAGAAACTCCACAGGCCTCCCCAAGCAGGACAGCTTCGACCAACAACACCCCCACGCAGAAGGCAGCACAAAGCACTCCAGAGTTGGTCTGA